In Nicotiana tabacum cultivar K326 chromosome 21, ASM71507v2, whole genome shotgun sequence, one DNA window encodes the following:
- the LOC107764968 gene encoding WUSCHEL-related homeobox 11-like isoform X2 — MENEAQDSTSSNQSNSERNEPVRSRWNPKPEQILILESIFNSGMVNPPKDETVRIRKILEQFGAVGDANVFYWFQNRRSRSRRRQRQIQASLNATSDNSRSGGEQAAKCSSGGAIQFDTSTGNFGPSAISFPMAAPSNYLVLGSSSPSSSSCGGDMENANDGTNGLFPFSGQMGLPKIEQNSSVSSILCSPADNANLHYQTGFITVFINGVATEVPRGPLDMKSMFGQEDLALYHSSGVPVPVNEYGFVVQSLQHGESYFLVSRPA, encoded by the exons ATGGAAAATGAAGCGCAAGACTCTACCTCATCAAACCAGTCTAATTCCGAAAGAAATGAGCCGGTGAGATCGAGGTGGAACCCAAAGCCGGAACAAATCCTAATACTTGAGTCAATCTTCAATAGTGGAATGGTAAATCCACCCAAAGATGAGACAGTGAGAATTAGAAAAATCCTGGAGCAATTTGGCGCTGTTGGAGATGCAAATGTCTTCTATTGGTTCCAAAACCGCCGCTCAAGGTCTCGCCGTCGTCAAAGACAAATTCAGGCGAGTCTTAATGCTACCAGCGACAATAGTAGAAGTGGAGGAGAACAAGCTGCAAAGTGTAGTAGTGGCGGTGCAATTCAATTTGATACTAGTACTGGAAATTTTGGCCCCTCAGCCATTTCTTTCCCTATGGCTGCACCTTCCAATTATCTTGTTCTTGGTTcttcttccccttcttcttcttcttgtggaGGAGATATGGAAAATGCAAATGATGGTACTAACGGCCTCTTCCCTTTTTCTGGTCAAATGGGTCTTCCGAAAATCGAGCAAAACTCTTCTGTCAGCTCAATTTTGTGCTCACCAGCAGACAATGCTAACTTGCACTACCAAACTG GGTTTATCACAGTTTTTATTAATGGAGTAGCGACAGAGGTGCCAAGGGGACCACTTGACATGAAATCTATGTTCGGCCAAGAAGACTTGGCCTTGTATCATTCCTCTGGAGTGCCAGTGCCAGTTAATGAATATGGCTTTGTAGTTCAGAGTTTGCAGCATGGTGAAAGCTACTTCCTG GTTTCAAGACCAGCTTAA
- the LOC107764968 gene encoding WUSCHEL-related homeobox 11-like isoform X1: protein MENEAQDSTSSNQSNSERNEPVRSRWNPKPEQILILESIFNSGMVNPPKDETVRIRKILEQFGAVGDANVFYWFQNRRSRSRRRQRQIQASLNATSDNSRSGGEQAAKCSSGGAIQFDTSTGNFGPSAISFPMAAPSNYLVLGSSSPSSSSCGGDMENANDGTNGLFPFSGQMGLPKIEQNSSVSSILCSPADNANLHYQTGAEVVYVSGFITVFINGVATEVPRGPLDMKSMFGQEDLALYHSSGVPVPVNEYGFVVQSLQHGESYFLVSRPA, encoded by the exons ATGGAAAATGAAGCGCAAGACTCTACCTCATCAAACCAGTCTAATTCCGAAAGAAATGAGCCGGTGAGATCGAGGTGGAACCCAAAGCCGGAACAAATCCTAATACTTGAGTCAATCTTCAATAGTGGAATGGTAAATCCACCCAAAGATGAGACAGTGAGAATTAGAAAAATCCTGGAGCAATTTGGCGCTGTTGGAGATGCAAATGTCTTCTATTGGTTCCAAAACCGCCGCTCAAGGTCTCGCCGTCGTCAAAGACAAATTCAGGCGAGTCTTAATGCTACCAGCGACAATAGTAGAAGTGGAGGAGAACAAGCTGCAAAGTGTAGTAGTGGCGGTGCAATTCAATTTGATACTAGTACTGGAAATTTTGGCCCCTCAGCCATTTCTTTCCCTATGGCTGCACCTTCCAATTATCTTGTTCTTGGTTcttcttccccttcttcttcttcttgtggaGGAGATATGGAAAATGCAAATGATGGTACTAACGGCCTCTTCCCTTTTTCTGGTCAAATGGGTCTTCCGAAAATCGAGCAAAACTCTTCTGTCAGCTCAATTTTGTGCTCACCAGCAGACAATGCTAACTTGCACTACCAAACTG GTGCTGAAGTAGTATATGTTTCAGGGTTTATCACAGTTTTTATTAATGGAGTAGCGACAGAGGTGCCAAGGGGACCACTTGACATGAAATCTATGTTCGGCCAAGAAGACTTGGCCTTGTATCATTCCTCTGGAGTGCCAGTGCCAGTTAATGAATATGGCTTTGTAGTTCAGAGTTTGCAGCATGGTGAAAGCTACTTCCTG GTTTCAAGACCAGCTTAA